The following proteins are encoded in a genomic region of Methanobrevibacter sp.:
- a CDS encoding dihydroorotate dehydrogenase electron transfer subunit: MVNAPVIVNIEKIVEETPTIKTFLFNWDMDKYGVPNPGEFVMVWNFENEKPMSISVIDEHNGQLGISVKNVGEFTNSLHQLDEGDQIGIRGSYGHGFKTDFEDKRILAIGGGVGMAPINAIAKDLLIKGNNVDVITAGVTYDELLFMNSLKELGATIHACTDDGSFGFEGFATDCCLEVLKENDFDMVFVCGPEIMMKGIYDILNEHEIDYEFSLERYMKCAIGICGQCCLDPTGWRVCAEGPIFNKENLAKIDEFGKYKRDASGIKL; encoded by the coding sequence ATGGTTAATGCTCCAGTTATTGTTAATATCGAGAAGATTGTAGAAGAAACACCAACTATTAAAACATTTTTATTTAATTGGGATATGGACAAATACGGAGTTCCTAATCCTGGGGAATTTGTAATGGTTTGGAATTTTGAAAATGAAAAGCCAATGTCCATTTCAGTTATTGACGAGCATAATGGTCAATTGGGAATTTCTGTAAAAAATGTTGGTGAGTTTACTAACTCTCTTCATCAATTAGATGAGGGTGACCAGATAGGAATTCGCGGAAGTTATGGCCATGGATTCAAAACAGATTTTGAAGACAAAAGGATATTGGCTATTGGTGGCGGAGTTGGAATGGCCCCAATTAATGCAATAGCTAAGGATCTGCTCATTAAAGGAAATAATGTTGATGTTATAACTGCAGGAGTTACTTATGATGAGCTTTTATTCATGAACTCTTTGAAAGAGCTTGGCGCTACAATTCATGCTTGTACTGATGATGGATCTTTTGGTTTTGAAGGATTTGCAACAGACTGCTGTTTGGAAGTTCTTAAAGAGAATGATTTTGACATGGTATTTGTTTGCGGGCCTGAAATCATGATGAAAGGTATTTATGATATCCTGAACGAGCATGAAATTGATTACGAATTTTCACTTGAAAGGTACATGAAATGCGCTATTGGAATATGTGGGCAATGTTGCCTTGACCCGACTGGATGGAGAGTATGTGCTGAAGGACCTATTTTCAATAAAGAGAACTTGGCCAAAATCGATGAGTTCGGAAAATATAAGAGAGACGCTTCAGGTATAAAGCTTTAA
- a CDS encoding AI-2E family transporter, with protein sequence MEKDIKEYITAPILLIAVLLGLSLCVMVPVLDMVILGAILAFLIRPISLKIQSSLKYSSVSIIVAIILVIIPLILLLAYMLSVIVGVTSDFIAANQISSLNLNQSIATFTNYLPIDYSASSLIDYVDNSINQGGSIVLNYIMGLAKKLPDISIKLFVLICSLFYFARDGNKAYDFVEELVPDKHKNFFKETCSEVKNVLNSIFYGHFLTALILGIIAAVGYSLLGYPYGIFLGILTGIFQLIPVIGPWPIYWVLAIWDFFNGNYVRMIIVLLFGFGLSLSDMYIRPALSSHYAEVPPLILLIGFLAGPLVYGIVGFIMGPLILGITYAVLVSYKNEQKREVE encoded by the coding sequence ATGGAAAAAGATATTAAGGAATACATAACTGCTCCTATTTTGCTTATTGCTGTACTTTTAGGATTGTCTCTTTGTGTAATGGTTCCTGTTTTGGACATGGTTATTTTAGGAGCTATTTTAGCTTTTCTAATAAGGCCAATTTCACTTAAAATTCAATCTAGCTTAAAATATTCTTCAGTTTCAATTATAGTGGCCATTATTTTGGTTATTATTCCTTTAATTCTTTTACTGGCATATATGCTATCGGTCATTGTCGGTGTTACTTCAGATTTCATAGCTGCAAATCAGATTTCGTCATTAAATTTGAATCAGAGCATTGCAACCTTTACAAATTATTTGCCGATTGATTATTCGGCAAGTAGCTTAATCGATTATGTTGACAATTCAATCAATCAGGGCGGAAGCATTGTTTTAAATTATATTATGGGATTGGCTAAGAAATTGCCTGACATTTCAATTAAGCTATTCGTACTGATCTGTTCTCTATTTTATTTTGCAAGAGATGGGAATAAAGCATATGATTTCGTTGAAGAGTTGGTGCCGGACAAACATAAAAATTTCTTCAAAGAAACCTGTTCTGAAGTCAAAAATGTTCTAAACAGTATTTTTTATGGTCATTTTTTAACAGCTTTAATTTTAGGTATCATTGCTGCTGTTGGCTACTCTCTTTTAGGTTATCCTTATGGGATATTTTTAGGTATCTTGACTGGTATCTTTCAGCTGATTCCTGTAATCGGGCCTTGGCCGATATATTGGGTGCTGGCCATATGGGATTTCTTCAATGGAAATTATGTGCGGATGATCATAGTTTTGTTATTTGGATTTGGATTGAGTTTAAGTGATATGTACATAAGGCCTGCATTATCAAGTCATTATGCTGAAGTTCCGCCTTTAATATTGTTAATTGGATTTTTGGCAGGTCCTTTGGTTTATGGAATTGTAGGATTTATTATGGGGCCTTTAATATTGGGAATTACTTATGCAGTATTGGTAAGCTATAAAAATGAGCAGAAAAGGGAAGTGGAGTAA
- a CDS encoding DNA-directed DNA polymerase, translating into MEKEVVILDIDYVTEDDSPVIRLFAKENENNVVLIDDSFKPYLYVLPVGLPDECEKEILEEISDVEIEKVVRKDFQYETDFLKVTFKNPQSLAKHRDTLRGLSEVVEIREFDIPFYRRYLINKNVIPMTKVKAVGESLESFGTLDADKLDIEIIKLTEPLETVNGNVTDFRILSFDLEVRNPRGMPNPDEDEIIMIGVYSNFGVRKVISTKNKTTENDFVETVGSEKEMIETFVDLIKKSNVDIIVGYNSDNFDFPYLKDRAKILDVDIDIGMDGSTVKFIRRGYANAASIKGLVHVDLYLVMRRYMSLERYTLERVYEELFGIEKIDVPGDKIWQYWDSDGEKLDLLFDYSLDDVVATLEIAEQTLPLNLELTHIVGQPLFDLSRMATGQQAEWFLVKEAYFDDEVIPNKSNANFTDRQTADNNAGGYVREPDTGLHENLVQFDFRSLYPSIIISKNISPDVLEFGEVENIDDYNVAPEHEFKFKKEPKGFIPSVIAKILNERFKIKRAMKESTDPIEKRTLDVQQQAIKRLANTMYGIYGFPRFRWYSFECAKAITAWGRQYIKKSIKEAEKYGFYAIYADTDGFYAKYKKNKDEE; encoded by the coding sequence ATGGAAAAAGAGGTTGTGATTTTAGACATTGATTATGTAACTGAAGATGATTCTCCGGTTATTCGTCTTTTTGCAAAGGAAAATGAAAATAATGTTGTTCTGATTGACGATTCATTTAAACCTTATTTATATGTTCTTCCTGTGGGGCTTCCGGATGAGTGTGAAAAGGAGATTCTTGAAGAGATTTCCGATGTGGAAATTGAAAAGGTGGTTAGGAAAGATTTTCAGTATGAAACAGATTTTCTTAAAGTCACATTTAAAAATCCTCAGTCATTGGCTAAGCATAGGGATACTCTTAGGGGCTTAAGTGAAGTGGTTGAGATAAGGGAATTTGACATTCCTTTTTACAGAAGATATCTGATTAATAAGAATGTAATTCCGATGACTAAAGTCAAGGCTGTTGGGGAATCATTAGAATCATTTGGAACTTTAGATGCCGATAAGTTGGACATTGAAATTATTAAGCTAACAGAGCCTCTTGAAACCGTCAATGGGAATGTAACTGATTTCAGAATTCTTAGTTTTGATTTGGAAGTTAGAAATCCTAGGGGAATGCCGAATCCTGATGAGGATGAAATCATCATGATTGGTGTCTACAGCAATTTTGGTGTCAGAAAGGTTATCTCCACTAAGAACAAGACAACTGAAAATGATTTCGTTGAAACTGTTGGTTCGGAAAAGGAGATGATTGAAACTTTTGTAGATTTGATTAAGAAAAGCAATGTTGACATTATTGTTGGATATAATTCAGATAATTTCGATTTCCCATATCTTAAAGACAGAGCAAAAATTTTAGACGTTGATATAGATATAGGTATGGATGGATCCACAGTTAAATTCATACGTCGCGGATATGCAAATGCAGCTTCAATTAAAGGATTGGTTCATGTTGATCTCTATCTTGTAATGAGGCGTTATATGTCTTTAGAGAGATATACATTGGAACGGGTTTACGAGGAATTATTCGGCATAGAAAAAATAGACGTTCCCGGTGATAAGATATGGCAATATTGGGATAGCGATGGTGAAAAGCTCGACCTGCTTTTTGACTACTCACTGGATGATGTAGTGGCAACTCTTGAAATAGCTGAACAGACTTTGCCATTAAACCTAGAACTTACCCATATTGTAGGTCAGCCACTATTTGATTTAAGTCGTATGGCCACAGGTCAACAGGCAGAATGGTTTTTGGTAAAAGAGGCATATTTTGATGATGAGGTCATTCCTAACAAGTCAAATGCTAATTTTACAGATAGGCAAACTGCAGACAATAATGCAGGAGGTTACGTAAGGGAGCCAGATACAGGGTTGCATGAAAATCTCGTTCAGTTCGATTTCAGAAGTCTGTATCCAAGTATCATCATTTCAAAAAACATTTCTCCAGATGTCTTGGAATTTGGAGAGGTGGAAAACATTGACGACTACAATGTCGCACCAGAACATGAATTCAAATTTAAAAAAGAGCCAAAAGGTTTCATCCCGTCAGTTATAGCTAAAATTCTCAATGAAAGGTTCAAAATAAAACGTGCAATGAAAGAAAGCACAGACCCAATCGAAAAAAGAACATTGGATGTGCAACAGCAGGCAATAAAAAGACTGGCCAACACAATGTATGGTATTTATGGATTCCCACGTTTCAGATGGTATTCATTCGAATGTGCAAAAGCAATTACTGCATGGGGAAGGCAATATATTAAAAAATCAATAAAAGAAGCGGAAAAATACGGTTTTTATGCAATATATGCAGATACCGATGGTTTTTATGCAAAATATAAAAAAAATAAGGATGAAGAATAA
- the comC gene encoding L-sulfolactate dehydrogenase, with product MKITKDNEIALVEEILKKLGASEEDSELVAEATVDADLKGFTSHGLGRFPQYIIGIEHGTINLEDNITIERETPAIALINGNSGFGQAVAYKAMKLAIEKAKEVGIGCVGVHNSNHFGVTGFYSDLAIRDGVIGLVLANTEPAIAPIGAKDKLIGTNPIALGVPSDTYIALDMATSATARGKILESKRKGLDIPDGWALDKDGKPTNDPDAALEGSILPFGGVKGYLIAFMIEILTGPLVNAGWGFGVTGTADPTQDCTKGDLYVAIDPSKFVDPEQFKEETEAFCAQVRSTGDTFIPGDLETKRVAEAEANGIQIDEKLYEQLNEICSNLDIDLDSYLEE from the coding sequence ATGAAAATAACAAAAGATAATGAAATTGCTCTTGTAGAAGAAATTTTAAAAAAGTTAGGTGCTAGTGAAGAAGATAGTGAACTTGTAGCTGAAGCAACTGTTGATGCTGATTTAAAAGGATTTACTTCACATGGTCTTGGAAGATTCCCACAATACATTATCGGTATTGAACATGGAACTATCAATTTAGAAGACAATATCACTATTGAAAGAGAAACACCTGCAATCGCTTTAATTAACGGTAATAGTGGATTTGGACAAGCTGTTGCATACAAAGCTATGAAATTAGCTATTGAAAAAGCAAAAGAAGTAGGTATTGGTTGTGTTGGTGTGCACAATTCCAATCATTTTGGTGTAACCGGTTTTTACTCAGATTTAGCTATTAGAGATGGCGTCATAGGTCTTGTACTTGCAAATACAGAACCTGCAATTGCTCCAATTGGTGCTAAAGACAAGCTTATCGGAACCAACCCTATTGCATTAGGAGTTCCTTCAGATACTTATATTGCATTAGATATGGCAACTTCCGCTACTGCTCGTGGAAAAATATTAGAATCCAAAAGAAAAGGATTAGACATTCCTGACGGATGGGCTTTGGATAAAGATGGAAAACCAACCAACGATCCTGATGCAGCACTTGAAGGTTCAATTTTACCATTCGGTGGAGTTAAAGGTTATTTAATTGCATTCATGATTGAAATATTAACTGGACCATTAGTAAATGCAGGCTGGGGTTTTGGAGTAACTGGAACTGCTGATCCTACTCAAGACTGTACAAAAGGAGATTTGTATGTTGCAATTGATCCTTCTAAATTTGTAGACCCTGAACAATTCAAAGAAGAAACCGAAGCTTTCTGTGCTCAAGTAAGATCCACTGGTGATACCTTCATTCCAGGAGATTTGGAAACAAAAAGAGTTGCTGAAGCAGAAGCTAATGGAATTCAAATTGATGAAAAATTATATGAACAGTTAAACGAAATTTGTTCTAATTTAGATATTGATTTAGATTCATATCTAGAAGAATAA
- the purM gene encoding phosphoribosylformylglycinamidine cyclo-ligase, with protein MVTYSESGVDIDLEAVTVDKLASKLKSTLKYRDIMTNSGHYAALVRLGDKAIAMSTDGVGSKILIAEMMDKYDTVGIDCIAMVVNDIICIGAEPIALVDYLAVEKPNPEMAAEIAEGLVKGAHESKIAIIGGETASLPGIIENFDLAGTGIGFVDTDKIITGENIKTGDVLIGLKSSGIHSNGYSLARKAIFEDAGLTINDKMPNGDTTIGEELLKPTRLYVEPIVKLFKENCKINGLAHITGGGFTNLRRLKEGVGYEINNLPEVPEIFKLIYEQNVPLEEMYRVFNMGTGFVVIADESEADKIMEIIKPYCDCQIIGKATDDDKITIKTFEGSEIEY; from the coding sequence ATGGTTACATATTCAGAATCTGGTGTTGATATAGACCTTGAAGCTGTTACAGTTGATAAACTTGCATCAAAACTCAAATCAACCCTTAAATATAGAGATATCATGACCAATAGCGGTCATTATGCAGCTTTAGTAAGATTAGGCGATAAGGCAATAGCAATGAGTACTGATGGTGTTGGTAGTAAAATTTTAATCGCTGAAATGATGGACAAATACGATACTGTCGGTATTGACTGTATTGCAATGGTTGTAAATGACATCATATGTATTGGAGCAGAACCAATAGCATTAGTAGATTATCTCGCTGTTGAGAAACCAAATCCAGAAATGGCTGCAGAAATAGCTGAAGGTCTTGTAAAAGGAGCACATGAATCTAAAATAGCTATCATTGGTGGAGAAACCGCATCACTTCCAGGAATCATTGAAAACTTTGATTTGGCTGGAACCGGTATTGGTTTTGTTGATACTGATAAAATTATTACTGGAGAAAATATTAAAACCGGAGACGTTTTAATAGGTCTTAAAAGTAGTGGAATACACAGTAACGGTTATAGTTTAGCCAGAAAAGCCATTTTTGAAGATGCTGGATTAACCATAAATGACAAAATGCCTAATGGAGATACAACCATTGGTGAAGAATTGCTCAAACCTACAAGATTATACGTAGAGCCTATTGTTAAATTATTTAAAGAAAACTGTAAAATAAATGGTTTGGCGCATATTACTGGAGGAGGATTTACTAACCTCAGACGTCTTAAAGAAGGCGTAGGATATGAAATCAACAATCTTCCAGAAGTTCCAGAAATTTTCAAATTAATATATGAACAAAACGTTCCTTTAGAAGAGATGTATAGAGTGTTCAATATGGGAACTGGTTTTGTCGTAATAGCTGACGAGTCTGAGGCTGATAAAATTATGGAAATCATCAAACCATATTGTGATTGTCAGATTATTGGAAAAGCTACAGACGATGACAAAATTACTATAAAAACCTTTGAAGGTAGTGAAATTGAATATTAA
- a CDS encoding beta-CASP ribonuclease aCPSF1 has protein sequence MTSESIKEIKKTIVSNLPKDAEVSKVEYEGPAVVAYTKNPQIITEHGDTIRKLAKDLRKRIIIRSDKSVLLDPEKTIDKVHEIVPEGAEITDIYFDTVTREVVITAKKPGLVIGKYGATSRNIVKNTGWAPKILRTPPISSEIIGKIRNTLKNHTKERKKFLLNLGQRIHQDGKYPNDWARVTSMGGFKEVGRSSMLLQTPNSRVLLDCGVNVAANDNKNAFPYLNVPEFSIEDLDAVIISHAHLDHCGFVPYLYHYGYDGPIYCTTPTRDLMTLLQLDHIDIAHREDNPLPFNRKHVQQAIKNTITLDYGEVTDISPDIRLTLHNAGHILGSAMSHMHIGDGAHNLVYTGDFKYERSRLLEPATTRFPRSETVIMESTYGGREDVQPSRNSAEKEMMKTIYKTLKRGGKVLVPVFAVGRAQELMVVLEEYMRHGMIDEVPIYIDGMIWEATAIHTARPEYLSKDLRDQIFHMGRNPFMSEMFKKVHNLDQRKDIVESPEPAIILSTSGMLTGGNSVEYFKWLSEDERNTLIFVGYQSEGSLGRRVQKGWKEIPLEDDGKNKVFNIKMQVKTINGFSGHSNRHQLMDYVKRLNPRPDLILTCHGDPYKAVDLASSVHRSYKIDTKTPVNLDSVRIQ, from the coding sequence ATGACTTCAGAGAGCATAAAGGAGATTAAAAAAACTATTGTAAGTAACTTGCCAAAAGATGCAGAGGTTTCGAAAGTAGAATATGAAGGCCCCGCAGTAGTTGCTTACACTAAAAATCCACAAATTATAACCGAACATGGAGATACAATAAGAAAATTGGCAAAAGACTTAAGAAAACGTATTATTATTCGTTCTGATAAATCTGTTTTACTTGATCCGGAAAAAACAATTGACAAAGTTCATGAAATTGTTCCGGAAGGAGCTGAAATAACAGACATTTACTTTGATACCGTAACTCGTGAAGTAGTTATCACTGCTAAAAAACCAGGACTTGTAATTGGAAAATACGGAGCAACTTCAAGAAATATCGTAAAGAATACTGGATGGGCTCCAAAAATCTTAAGAACACCTCCAATCAGTTCAGAGATAATCGGAAAAATAAGAAATACATTGAAAAATCATACAAAAGAACGTAAAAAATTCCTTTTGAACTTAGGGCAAAGAATCCATCAGGATGGAAAATATCCAAATGACTGGGCTCGTGTAACCTCAATGGGAGGATTTAAAGAAGTAGGACGTTCTTCAATGCTTTTACAAACACCAAATAGTCGTGTTTTACTCGATTGTGGTGTGAATGTAGCTGCTAATGACAATAAAAATGCATTCCCTTATTTAAACGTACCTGAATTTTCAATTGAGGATTTGGATGCGGTCATCATTTCACATGCTCACCTTGACCACTGTGGATTTGTTCCTTACTTATATCATTATGGCTACGATGGTCCAATCTATTGTACAACACCTACTAGAGATTTGATGACCCTTTTACAGTTAGACCATATTGATATAGCTCATAGAGAAGATAATCCTTTACCGTTTAATAGAAAACATGTACAGCAAGCTATTAAAAATACCATTACTCTTGATTATGGGGAAGTAACCGACATTTCTCCAGACATCAGATTAACTTTACACAATGCAGGACATATCCTAGGTTCTGCAATGTCCCATATGCATATTGGTGATGGTGCTCACAACCTGGTATACACTGGGGATTTCAAATACGAAAGAAGCAGATTATTAGAGCCTGCAACTACAAGATTCCCACGTTCTGAAACCGTAATTATGGAAAGTACATACGGTGGAAGAGAAGACGTACAACCATCAAGAAACTCTGCAGAAAAAGAAATGATGAAAACCATTTACAAAACTTTAAAACGCGGAGGAAAAGTTTTAGTACCTGTATTTGCAGTAGGAAGAGCACAGGAACTTATGGTAGTACTTGAAGAATACATGAGACATGGAATGATTGACGAAGTACCGATTTACATTGACGGTATGATTTGGGAAGCTACTGCAATTCATACCGCAAGACCGGAATACTTAAGTAAAGATTTGAGAGACCAAATATTCCATATGGGCAGAAACCCATTCATGTCAGAAATGTTTAAAAAAGTACACAACCTTGACCAAAGAAAGGACATTGTAGAAAGTCCGGAACCTGCAATCATTCTTTCAACATCAGGTATGTTGACTGGTGGAAACTCTGTTGAATACTTCAAATGGTTAAGTGAAGACGAAAGAAATACTTTAATCTTTGTAGGATACCAATCTGAAGGATCCCTAGGTAGAAGAGTTCAAAAGGGATGGAAAGAAATCCCTCTTGAAGATGACGGTAAAAATAAAGTGTTCAACATAAAAATGCAAGTTAAAACCATTAATGGATTCAGTGGTCACTCCAACAGGCATCAACTGATGGATTATGTAAAAAGACTTAATCCAAGACCTGATTTAATTTTAACCTGTCACGGAGACCCATATAAAGCAGTTGACCTTGCATCCAGTGTCCACAGAAGTTATAAAATTGACACTAAAACTCCTGTGAATTTGGACAGTGTTAGAATCCAATAA
- the psmB gene encoding archaeal proteasome endopeptidase complex subunit beta yields the protein MNDKILEGTTTVGITCEDGVVFASERRASMGNLVAHKVAEKIFKINDHIVTTIAGSVGDAQSLMKVIEAEVSLYEMRNNTPISIKAAASLTANILRSGPMMVQTLLGGVDDNGPSLYSLDPAGGMIKDTFISTGSGSIVAYGVLEDRYQEGINVDEGLEIAVRAIKAAAERDTYSGNGYLVAKVDKDGFEMLDDEKVNKILEEIKN from the coding sequence ATGAACGATAAAATTTTAGAAGGTACAACAACAGTCGGAATTACATGTGAAGATGGTGTTGTATTTGCAAGCGAAAGAAGAGCAAGTATGGGAAACCTTGTTGCTCACAAAGTTGCTGAAAAAATATTCAAAATCAATGATCATATAGTAACAACCATAGCAGGTTCTGTAGGAGATGCACAGAGTTTAATGAAAGTTATTGAGGCTGAAGTATCTTTATATGAAATGAGAAACAATACCCCAATTTCAATTAAAGCAGCTGCTTCCTTAACTGCTAATATTTTACGCTCCGGACCAATGATGGTTCAAACATTACTTGGTGGAGTAGATGATAACGGACCTTCCTTATACTCACTTGACCCAGCAGGAGGTATGATTAAAGACACATTCATATCAACTGGATCTGGATCTATCGTTGCATATGGAGTATTAGAAGACAGGTACCAAGAAGGCATTAACGTTGACGAAGGATTAGAAATAGCCGTAAGAGCTATAAAAGCTGCTGCTGAACGTGACACATATTCAGGAAATGGATATCTTGTCGCTAAAGTAGACAAAGATGGCTTTGAAATGTTAGATGATGAAAAAGTTAATAAAATATTAGAAGAAATCAAGAACTAG
- a CDS encoding class I SAM-dependent methyltransferase family protein, with protein MKWKKIGDILVLDKYDDSANFEQLAKMHNVKSIIKIDRIHGQKREPKMELLYGSETETINKENKCLFKLDLSKVMWSKGNNNERIRIAGLVEENETVIDMFAGIGYFSIPIGKFSNAKEIISTEINPNSFHFLKENIRLNKIGNITPILGDNRDIVPNYSADRIIMGYVKTTHHFLDVAIGSLNKNGIIHYHETVPDKLIETRPIKRVREAANGRSVELLNIQKIKRYAPGVMHIVADVQFD; from the coding sequence ATGAAATGGAAAAAAATAGGGGACATATTGGTTTTAGACAAATACGATGATTCCGCTAATTTTGAACAGTTGGCTAAAATGCACAATGTCAAATCAATAATAAAGATAGATAGGATTCACGGCCAAAAAAGAGAGCCCAAGATGGAATTGCTCTACGGCAGTGAAACAGAGACAATAAATAAGGAAAACAAATGTCTTTTCAAGTTGGATTTGTCAAAGGTGATGTGGTCTAAGGGAAACAACAACGAAAGGATAAGAATTGCCGGACTGGTGGAGGAAAACGAAACAGTAATTGATATGTTTGCAGGAATAGGTTATTTTTCAATTCCCATAGGCAAATTCAGCAATGCAAAGGAGATTATCTCAACAGAAATTAACCCCAATTCATTTCATTTTTTAAAGGAAAATATAAGGCTAAATAAGATTGGCAACATAACTCCGATTTTGGGAGACAATAGAGACATAGTTCCCAATTATAGTGCAGATAGGATAATTATGGGCTATGTTAAAACAACCCATCACTTTTTGGATGTGGCTATTGGTTCTTTAAATAAGAACGGCATAATTCATTATCATGAAACGGTTCCGGACAAATTGATTGAAACCAGGCCTATAAAAAGGGTTCGGGAAGCTGCAAATGGAAGGTCTGTTGAATTGCTCAACATTCAAAAAATTAAAAGGTATGCACCTGGCGTGATGCATATTGTTGCCGATGTTCAATTTGACTAG
- the cofG gene encoding 7,8-didemethyl-8-hydroxy-5-deazariboflavin synthase subunit CofG produces MNTYSKEELVSFLKAEKGDLTSLLSKITLDEEFITYSKNVFIPLTKICKNDCGYCNFKRTPEDDDVIILKTKDEVLYELKQAEKYGCKEALFTYGEDADEEEVVKRRLTQLGYDSMTDYVVDICRMTLDETSLLPHSNGGNYSYEDLKKLKEVNASMGMMLENSSPRLMNLPAHNKSPGKDPKRRIETIANAGRLKIPYTTGILIGIGETKEEIVDSLLTIRDLYDKYGHIQEVIIQNFTPSPGIEMEDEDTVSLFDMMKAVLVGKIIFADTPVSIQIPPNLNYDTAQIFLLCGADDWGGVSPVSIDFVNPTSPWPTLDELRKITENAGYELRERLCIYEHYINSQWLNEELLEKCKKLL; encoded by the coding sequence ATGAACACTTATTCTAAAGAAGAGCTTGTTTCCTTTCTTAAAGCTGAGAAAGGAGATTTGACTTCTCTTTTAAGCAAAATTACACTTGATGAGGAATTTATTACTTATTCTAAAAATGTCTTCATACCGCTGACCAAAATCTGCAAAAACGATTGCGGTTACTGCAATTTCAAAAGAACCCCAGAAGACGACGATGTCATTATTTTAAAAACCAAAGATGAAGTGCTCTACGAATTAAAACAGGCTGAAAAATACGGATGTAAGGAAGCATTATTTACATATGGTGAAGATGCTGATGAGGAGGAAGTTGTAAAGCGACGCCTGACACAGCTAGGTTACGATTCAATGACCGATTATGTAGTTGACATTTGCCGAATGACCCTAGATGAAACAAGCCTGTTGCCACATTCAAACGGCGGAAATTACAGCTATGAAGATTTGAAAAAGCTAAAGGAAGTTAATGCATCAATGGGGATGATGCTTGAAAACTCATCACCTCGCCTGATGAATCTTCCTGCACATAATAAAAGTCCTGGAAAGGATCCTAAAAGAAGAATTGAAACAATAGCAAATGCTGGAAGACTTAAAATTCCATACACTACAGGAATCCTGATAGGAATCGGTGAGACTAAAGAGGAGATAGTAGACTCATTATTAACCATTCGCGATCTTTATGACAAGTATGGACATATTCAGGAAGTTATCATTCAAAACTTCACACCATCACCAGGAATCGAAATGGAAGATGAGGATACCGTCAGCCTATTTGACATGATGAAAGCTGTTCTGGTTGGAAAAATAATATTTGCAGACACTCCAGTTTCAATTCAAATTCCACCTAACCTAAATTATGATACTGCACAGATCTTCCTTCTTTGTGGAGCAGACGATTGGGGAGGAGTTTCACCCGTTTCAATCGATTTTGTAAATCCTACATCACCATGGCCTACTTTGGATGAACTAAGAAAGATTACTGAAAATGCAGGCTATGAGTTGAGGGAAAGATTGTGCATTTATGAGCATTATATAAACTCCCAATGGTTAAATGAAGAATTGCTAGAAAAATGTAAAAAATTGCTTTGA
- a CDS encoding DUF2120 family protein yields MDQLYKIAGTVMGFFDAFKGSRPAIDNKKILIVRGRSRKVIPIDDLNKKLEEVGKELGASEVTNADKISDILELGDKQIQSTETVTGVIDSSGFMKMKQELETLGLVAAYKVFEVPGCNIVIAIWEDKNEVPPLYVEVTVSRTEG; encoded by the coding sequence ATGGACCAACTATACAAGATAGCGGGAACCGTAATGGGTTTTTTTGATGCATTCAAAGGATCAAGACCTGCTATAGACAATAAAAAAATTTTAATCGTAAGGGGAAGATCCAGAAAGGTAATTCCTATTGACGATTTAAATAAAAAGCTGGAAGAAGTTGGAAAAGAACTTGGAGCTAGCGAAGTTACCAATGCCGATAAAATATCAGATATATTAGAGCTTGGAGATAAACAAATTCAAAGTACAGAAACCGTAACAGGAGTTATTGACAGTTCAGGTTTTATGAAAATGAAACAGGAACTGGAGACATTAGGCCTTGTTGCTGCATATAAAGTTTTTGAAGTTCCAGGATGCAATATTGTAATAGCTATCTGGGAAGACAAAAACGAAGTCCCTCCATTATATGTAGAAGTAACAGTTTCTAGAACTGAGGGATAG